One window of the Mycobacterium sp. SVM_VP21 genome contains the following:
- a CDS encoding LysR family transcriptional regulator, whose amino-acid sequence MFPVPDLRRLTHFIAVAESAGFTSAATQLHLSQQALSHSVQQLEKEIGVTLLMRAGRRVTLTAAGQTLMDEGRALLAAARTLTAHTRAAASAQPDEFVVGHSPAISNHDVYALIEPAIAASPDTSFTVVQLFPDRLTAGVREGTVQLGLRRAVVPQDLLAGAVIGYDPLRIAVPADHPLAARSRIRIADLADELIALWAPPGASYYSDFLVNACRRAGFEPQYRVSRVQGCPPEVAALTESAVAFVTAPAGPALGGTVTVVDLDEPLLVPLQALWQPHTSSAVRDAIVR is encoded by the coding sequence ATGTTCCCGGTCCCGGACCTTCGCCGCCTGACCCACTTCATCGCCGTCGCCGAGTCCGCCGGCTTCACCAGCGCCGCCACGCAGCTGCATCTGTCCCAGCAGGCGTTGTCGCATTCGGTTCAACAGCTGGAGAAGGAAATCGGCGTGACGCTGCTGATGCGCGCCGGGCGTCGCGTCACCTTGACCGCTGCCGGGCAGACCCTGATGGACGAGGGCCGCGCACTGTTGGCGGCGGCTCGAACCCTCACAGCGCACACGCGGGCCGCGGCCAGCGCCCAACCGGATGAGTTCGTGGTCGGGCACTCCCCTGCGATCAGCAATCACGACGTCTACGCCCTGATCGAACCGGCGATCGCCGCCTCGCCCGACACGTCGTTCACGGTCGTACAGCTGTTCCCCGACCGGCTGACCGCCGGGGTGCGCGAAGGCACGGTGCAGTTGGGGCTGCGCCGCGCCGTGGTGCCCCAGGACCTGCTGGCTGGCGCGGTGATCGGGTACGACCCGCTGCGGATCGCCGTGCCTGCCGATCACCCGCTGGCCGCGCGCTCCCGCATCCGCATCGCCGATCTCGCCGACGAACTGATCGCGCTATGGGCGCCCCCTGGGGCTTCTTACTACAGCGACTTTCTGGTCAACGCCTGCCGGCGTGCCGGATTCGAGCCGCAATACCGGGTCAGCCGAGTGCAGGGCTGCCCGCCTGAGGTGGCGGCCCTGACCGAGAGCGCCGTCGCGTTCGTCACCGCACCGGCCGGACCGGCCCTCGGCGGCACCGTCACCGTCGTCGATCTCGACGAGCCGCTGCTGGTGCCCCTGCAAGCGCTGTGGCAGCCGCACACCAGTTCAGCGGTGCGCGACGCGATTGTGCGCTGA
- a CDS encoding histidine phosphatase family protein produces the protein MKNISTANAYATISVALLGASLFTASPMDAAHSGVHRADIALTAGDGSITLDLVRHANNITGASAPDTNQVGSGSAEGGGQGSEGVSGGPPGAPLGVLGQQQAADVSQQIEAQYGNDIAGVYGGTEYRMWQTVQPLADSLNMEVHQLEGLNEIDGGVYAGHALSSTEGIEFMMTLAAWAFGLEFVPLPGSPDINGVEFNDLFSGATQVIYDDTIAADGPNTAVAASGEAAITAWALMNAQNPDFSVFIPMFVDELKGTGTLLPNVGQVVLEGGPGDWTLVSFNGTPVPPADLLTALFVDVRDVIVAPQAATWHIWEALAGGDPTAILDAVQTGLSDVGTALLQFPGSVFTDVFDALSAG, from the coding sequence ATGAAAAATATCTCCACGGCCAACGCCTATGCGACGATCAGCGTCGCCCTACTCGGTGCCAGCCTTTTCACAGCCAGTCCGATGGACGCCGCCCACTCTGGCGTTCACCGCGCCGACATCGCGCTGACCGCCGGTGACGGGTCGATCACGCTGGACCTGGTCCGCCACGCAAACAACATCACCGGTGCCTCGGCTCCCGACACCAACCAGGTCGGAAGCGGCTCGGCCGAAGGCGGCGGGCAGGGGTCCGAAGGCGTTTCCGGGGGACCTCCGGGAGCGCCGCTGGGCGTCCTTGGCCAGCAGCAGGCAGCGGACGTCTCGCAACAGATTGAGGCGCAGTACGGCAACGACATCGCCGGGGTCTACGGCGGTACCGAATACCGGATGTGGCAGACCGTGCAGCCCCTGGCCGACTCGCTGAACATGGAAGTCCACCAACTGGAGGGCCTCAACGAGATCGACGGTGGCGTGTATGCCGGCCATGCACTGTCCAGCACCGAGGGCATCGAGTTCATGATGACGTTGGCGGCCTGGGCGTTCGGGCTGGAGTTCGTGCCGCTGCCGGGATCCCCGGACATCAACGGCGTTGAATTCAACGACCTGTTCAGCGGAGCCACTCAGGTGATCTACGACGACACCATTGCCGCCGACGGCCCGAACACGGCGGTCGCCGCGTCCGGCGAGGCGGCGATCACCGCCTGGGCTCTGATGAACGCCCAGAATCCCGATTTCTCGGTGTTCATCCCGATGTTCGTCGACGAGCTGAAGGGAACGGGCACCTTGCTGCCCAACGTGGGCCAGGTCGTGCTCGAAGGCGGGCCTGGGGACTGGACGCTGGTGAGCTTCAACGGGACACCGGTTCCGCCGGCCGATCTGCTTACCGCATTGTTTGTCGACGTGCGTGACGTGATCGTCGCGCCGCAGGCGGCGACCTGGCATATTTGGGAGGCGCTCGCCGGCGGCGATCCCACCGCGATCCTGGATGCCGTGCAAACGGGCCTGAGCGACGTCGGCACGGCCTTGTTGCAGTTCCCTGGATCCGTCTTCACCGACGTCTTCGATGCATTGAGCGCCGGGTAG
- a CDS encoding PucR family transcriptional regulator encodes MQWGRPSPRVRELIRQRAEMVLSGSQGWLSELDQATLASPYIRAVADDPVLAESIRQCNRSIQLHWVAANISHPGEPVPANVGTESLTVARDLIRRGMDESAVVDWYRIGQDFVWRHWMRKVFTLTSDPDELRDVLDVSARSMAAFVDATIAGIYHQIQAERDELTRGTHAERREIVGLILDGAPITQRQAERQLGYEFERNHTALVIWSARANTALTDLDRVTETILRSAAGTRPLSVLAGAGTRWVWIPGEDGHDLADVITVVNQLAGVRMAVGPTAAGIDGFRRSHLDAISTQRMMAQFGATQRVVRFTDVELVAALSTNTERADRFVKHTLGEFESADAELQRTVLTFVHEQCHASRAAERLFVHRNTLLRRLVHADSLLPKPLKDSSVHVAVALEVLRWRAAAPQNAP; translated from the coding sequence ATGCAATGGGGCCGTCCGTCGCCACGAGTCCGCGAACTCATCCGGCAGCGCGCCGAGATGGTTCTCAGTGGATCTCAGGGTTGGCTCAGCGAGTTGGACCAAGCCACCCTCGCGTCCCCCTACATTCGGGCAGTCGCCGACGACCCGGTGCTGGCCGAGTCGATCCGTCAGTGCAATCGGTCGATCCAGCTGCACTGGGTCGCCGCGAACATCAGCCACCCCGGTGAACCGGTGCCCGCCAACGTCGGCACCGAATCGCTCACCGTGGCCCGCGACCTGATTCGCCGCGGCATGGACGAGTCGGCCGTCGTGGACTGGTACCGCATCGGACAGGACTTCGTCTGGCGGCACTGGATGCGCAAAGTGTTCACGTTGACCTCCGACCCCGACGAGCTGCGCGATGTGCTTGACGTCTCGGCACGCTCGATGGCAGCGTTCGTCGACGCCACGATCGCCGGGATCTACCACCAGATACAGGCCGAACGTGACGAACTCACCCGGGGCACCCACGCCGAACGCCGGGAAATCGTCGGATTGATCCTCGACGGTGCGCCGATCACCCAGCGGCAAGCCGAGCGCCAGCTCGGCTACGAATTCGAGCGGAACCATACCGCTCTGGTGATATGGAGCGCTCGGGCTAATACCGCCTTGACGGATCTGGACCGGGTGACCGAGACGATACTGCGCAGCGCCGCCGGCACCCGGCCGCTGTCAGTGCTGGCCGGGGCTGGCACTCGCTGGGTATGGATTCCCGGGGAAGACGGCCACGATCTGGCCGATGTCATCACCGTCGTGAATCAGCTAGCCGGCGTGCGCATGGCCGTCGGGCCCACGGCGGCGGGAATCGACGGGTTCCGGCGCAGCCACCTTGATGCGATCAGCACGCAGCGCATGATGGCGCAGTTCGGAGCCACCCAGCGGGTAGTCAGGTTCACCGATGTCGAACTCGTTGCCGCGCTGAGCACCAATACTGAACGCGCGGATCGATTCGTCAAACACACGCTCGGCGAGTTCGAGTCCGCCGACGCCGAGCTCCAGCGGACCGTACTGACGTTTGTCCACGAGCAGTGCCATGCGTCCCGAGCCGCTGAGCGTCTTTTCGTACACCGAAACACGTTGCTGCGTAGGCTTGTTCATGCAGATAGCCTGCTTCCGAAGCCATTGAAGGACTCCAGTGTGCATGTCGCCGTGGCTTTGGAGGTGTTGCGCTGGCGGGCGGCCGCCCCGCAGAACGCGCCCTAG